A single region of the Halarcobacter mediterraneus genome encodes:
- a CDS encoding Fur family transcriptional regulator → MTESSEVIDELKKIVKQKGLKYTEQREVVLNVLLHAEDHLTAEEIYNLIKSENPDSNIGIATVYRALSFLEEVNLIASINFGVDGKKYESNKKEHHDHLICTSCGKIIEFVDNEIEKRQEKIAKKNKFKITSHSMQLYGICPDCQNKK, encoded by the coding sequence ATGACAGAAAGCTCTGAAGTAATTGATGAACTGAAAAAAATTGTTAAACAAAAAGGTTTAAAATATACAGAACAAAGAGAAGTTGTTTTAAATGTTTTACTTCATGCTGAAGATCACTTAACAGCAGAAGAAATTTATAATTTAATAAAAAGTGAAAATCCTGACTCAAATATAGGAATTGCTACTGTTTATAGAGCATTAAGTTTTTTAGAGGAAGTAAATTTAATAGCATCAATTAACTTTGGAGTTGATGGTAAAAAATATGAAAGCAACAAAAAAGAACATCATGACCACTTAATTTGTACTTCATGTGGGAAAATAATCGAGTTCGTTGATAATGAAATAGAAAAAAGACAAGAAAAAATTGCTAAAAAAAATAAATTTAAAATAACAAGTCACTCTATGCAATTATATGGAATTTGCCCAGATTGCCAAAATAAAAAATAG
- a CDS encoding ArsS family sensor histidine kinase, translating into MNRQSIFFTISVSFIISLILVVISFLIIMVGNQKKLEHHLFEKYQPLTKMLFRKKSRYNDFNFKKNLENFNYDLFLNKSDIDSITYNPQTSVIAQRRFRDSINRVLQLNDRQFFYMNRKGKTYLIEDKNEFTENNSIYIILIFAIILLTLIMSFLITLRKLMPLKILKDKVSSLGDENFDFECCDTTRKDEVSLLALEFKNSAKKLKELKEARNIFIRNIMHELKTPITKGKFLSELEKNEDNNEKLKEVFNRLESLINEFASIEELISSSKNIEKRVFFLNDIIDNAKDILMLDENNVIEKHDNIKVEVNFKLFSIAIKNLIDNAIKYSLDNKVLIRTEDNSIIFENTGSKLEYDLEKYYEPFFANKEKSDNSFGLGLYIVYNILKANNYKLEYKFENNKNIFICKKEEK; encoded by the coding sequence ATGAATAGACAATCAATATTTTTTACTATTTCAGTTAGTTTTATTATTTCACTTATTTTAGTAGTAATTAGTTTTTTAATTATAATGGTGGGAAATCAGAAAAAGTTAGAACATCATTTATTTGAAAAGTATCAACCTTTAACAAAAATGCTTTTTAGAAAAAAAAGTAGATATAATGATTTTAATTTTAAAAAAAATTTAGAAAATTTTAATTATGATTTATTTTTAAATAAAAGTGATATTGATTCAATAACCTATAACCCTCAAACTAGCGTTATTGCACAAAGAAGATTTAGAGATTCCATAAATAGAGTTTTGCAATTAAATGATAGACAATTCTTTTATATGAATAGAAAAGGTAAGACTTATTTAATAGAAGATAAAAATGAATTTACTGAAAATAATTCAATATATATAATTTTAATTTTTGCAATAATTTTACTTACACTTATAATGTCTTTTTTAATAACTTTACGAAAATTGATGCCTCTAAAAATTTTAAAAGATAAAGTTAGCTCTTTAGGTGATGAAAACTTTGATTTTGAATGTTGTGATACTACTAGAAAAGATGAGGTTTCTTTACTTGCTTTAGAGTTTAAAAATAGTGCTAAAAAATTAAAAGAATTAAAAGAAGCAAGAAATATTTTTATTAGAAATATTATGCATGAATTAAAAACTCCTATAACAAAAGGAAAATTTTTAAGTGAACTTGAAAAAAATGAAGATAATAATGAAAAATTAAAAGAGGTTTTTAATCGTTTAGAGTCTTTGATAAATGAATTTGCTTCAATTGAAGAGTTGATTTCTTCTTCTAAAAATATTGAAAAAAGAGTGTTTTTTTTAAATGATATTATTGATAATGCAAAAGATATTTTAATGTTAGATGAAAATAATGTAATAGAAAAACATGATAATATAAAAGTAGAGGTTAATTTTAAATTGTTTTCAATAGCAATTAAAAATCTAATTGATAATGCTATTAAGTACTCTTTAGATAATAAAGTTTTAATAAGAACTGAAGATAATAGTATAATTTTTGAAAATACTGGTAGTAAATTAGAATATGACTTAGAAAAATATTATGAGCCATTTTTTGCCAATAAAGAGAAAAGTGATAATTCCTTTGGTTTAGGTTTATATATAGTTTATAATATCTTAAAAGCAAATAACTATAAATTAGAGTATAAGTTTGAAAATAATAAAAATATTTTTATTTGTAAAAAGGAAGAAAAATAG
- a CDS encoding arginyltransferase gives MHILERDVEFLEEQRECSYFDNEISDIRYRYISKCTKEDYQNMLEHGWRRFGKMHFVPECRNCTKCISMRIDVKNYKFSRSEKRVFKKNLDTKLYIQPPSLTLDHLNLYDKYHSHMNKKKNWTYSPIEPAEYDRSYVQGKDEFTKEFLYVRDDKLIGVALVDILSKSISSIYCFYDHDYEDLSIGKFSILAQIKIAKELNIPYIYLGYWIKDHLSMGYKVAYKPFEVLTNRATLEEEAVWKEYKL, from the coding sequence ATGCATATTTTAGAAAGAGATGTAGAGTTTTTAGAAGAACAAAGAGAATGTTCTTATTTTGATAATGAAATTTCAGATATAAGGTATAGGTATATTAGTAAATGTACCAAAGAAGATTATCAAAATATGCTAGAGCATGGGTGGAGAAGGTTTGGGAAAATGCATTTTGTACCAGAGTGTAGAAATTGTACAAAATGTATATCAATGAGAATTGACGTAAAAAATTATAAGTTTTCTCGTTCTGAAAAAAGAGTATTTAAAAAGAATTTAGATACAAAACTCTATATTCAACCACCTTCTTTGACTTTAGATCATTTAAATCTTTATGATAAATATCATTCTCATATGAATAAAAAAAAGAATTGGACTTATTCTCCTATTGAGCCTGCTGAATATGATAGATCATATGTTCAAGGAAAAGATGAATTTACTAAAGAGTTCCTTTATGTAAGAGATGATAAATTAATAGGAGTAGCTTTAGTAGATATTTTGTCTAAATCTATTTCTTCAATTTATTGCTTTTATGATCATGATTATGAAGATTTATCAATAGGAAAGTTTTCGATTTTAGCTCAAATTAAAATAGCAAAAGAATTGAATATTCCATATATTTATTTAGGATATTGGATTAAAGATCATTTATCAATGGGATATAAAGTTGCTTATAAACCTTTTGAAGTTTTAACTAATAGAGCAACATTAGAAGAAGAAGCTGTTTGGAAAGAGTATAAGTTGTAA
- a CDS encoding PAS domain-containing sensor histidine kinase, whose protein sequence is MLSKNRTLIKYILLFIFLTTFSIVIIFYNKNSSLDEEKDNIFVKSTNILNKYKKRTFDESEHFFLTYVKENKVLQNILSQELSDKEKFERIKQVFDKEIEHFKRHDYSEVSFYTKDGKAIYKSSYKEMKFTQSSNYKEIIKDISKEFKGKVYFLISDTSATLKYLRAVYDNTFKIKAIFELSIDLPKLIHETFIEDGYQVDFLFPKNSLKKSMSEESLASFKEHPFNNEYMYKNSFYSNRFMLDNLSYDLKNEIKSRMLKEEKFIIDYKIKDNYYINSFFPISNRFIQQDIYMFLYIKSQKYYAINERYNVYIILAIFLSLLLSTILYFLNTIYLKYKNIKVKLNSINTSIDKYVVVAETDLRGIVTYVSEYFCKTSGYKKEEIIGRPMNMIRNPDISKKFYDNMWKKLHNNEVWEGEIKNIDKNGNSYWVRGNISPMYNENNKKIGYRSIRVDISDEKQLLKVNSLLKRDLFLKLNEIKTRDKINMEQSKVILMGQILDAFSNEWKKPISNLSSKLLQLEDNVKNKNYDDKFLEDISKNLKDEVRNLSMHLNEFKTLFSHNDSSDRYSVYNVIKSTIASINKKDVEIKLDGDSSLETYGVSYDLRKIILGIIYNSLDEFNKKEIKEGKININVSRSNEFVLIKCEDNAGGIPEEFINKVFDLDFTTKNEMSSKGLPLHIAKLIVKKSGGDIWVKNVNKGCCFYIKLITQDRRQNERVKH, encoded by the coding sequence ATGCTTTCTAAAAATAGAACTTTAATAAAATATATACTTTTATTTATATTCTTAACTACATTTTCTATTGTAATAATTTTTTATAATAAAAATAGTAGTTTAGATGAAGAAAAAGATAATATATTTGTTAAAAGTACTAATATTCTTAATAAATATAAAAAAAGAACATTTGATGAGTCAGAACATTTCTTTTTAACTTATGTTAAAGAAAATAAAGTTCTTCAAAATATTTTATCTCAAGAGTTATCAGATAAAGAAAAGTTTGAAAGAATAAAACAAGTTTTTGATAAAGAGATAGAACATTTTAAAAGACATGATTATTCAGAAGTAAGCTTTTATACAAAAGATGGCAAAGCTATTTATAAAAGTTCTTATAAAGAAATGAAATTTACCCAATCTTCTAATTATAAAGAGATAATAAAAGATATCTCTAAAGAGTTTAAAGGAAAAGTATATTTTCTAATTAGTGATACGAGTGCAACATTAAAGTATTTAAGAGCTGTATATGATAATACTTTTAAAATAAAAGCAATTTTTGAATTATCTATTGACTTACCTAAACTAATTCATGAAACTTTTATTGAAGATGGATATCAAGTGGACTTTCTTTTTCCTAAAAATAGTTTGAAAAAAAGTATGAGTGAAGAAAGCTTAGCCTCTTTTAAAGAACATCCTTTTAATAATGAATATATGTATAAAAACTCTTTTTATTCTAATAGATTTATGCTTGATAATTTATCCTATGACTTAAAAAATGAAATCAAAAGTAGAATGTTAAAAGAGGAAAAATTTATTATTGATTATAAAATAAAAGATAACTACTATATTAATAGTTTTTTTCCTATAAGTAATAGATTTATTCAACAAGACATTTATATGTTTTTATATATAAAAAGTCAAAAATATTATGCAATTAATGAAAGATATAATGTATATATAATTTTAGCAATATTTCTTTCTTTATTACTAAGTACTATCTTATATTTTTTAAATACTATTTATCTTAAATATAAGAATATAAAAGTTAAATTAAATAGTATTAATACAAGTATAGATAAATATGTAGTTGTTGCAGAAACAGACTTACGGGGTATTGTTACTTATGTCTCTGAATATTTTTGTAAAACAAGTGGATATAAAAAAGAAGAGATTATTGGACGACCTATGAATATGATTAGAAATCCAGATATATCTAAAAAGTTTTATGACAATATGTGGAAAAAACTACATAATAATGAAGTATGGGAAGGGGAAATAAAAAATATTGATAAGAATGGAAACTCTTATTGGGTTAGAGGTAATATCTCTCCTATGTATAATGAAAATAATAAAAAAATAGGATATCGTTCAATTAGAGTTGATATTAGTGATGAAAAACAATTATTAAAAGTAAACTCTTTATTGAAAAGAGATTTATTTTTGAAACTGAATGAAATAAAAACAAGAGATAAAATAAACATGGAGCAATCCAAGGTTATATTAATGGGGCAAATTTTAGATGCATTTTCAAATGAATGGAAAAAACCTATTTCTAATTTATCATCAAAACTTTTACAACTTGAAGATAATGTAAAAAATAAAAATTATGATGATAAATTTTTAGAAGATATTTCAAAAAATTTAAAAGATGAAGTAAGAAATCTTTCTATGCATTTAAATGAATTTAAAACACTTTTTTCTCATAATGATAGTTCCGATAGGTATAGTGTTTATAATGTGATAAAATCAACGATTGCTTCTATTAATAAAAAAGATGTTGAAATTAAACTTGATGGGGACTCTTCTTTAGAAACATATGGAGTATCTTATGATTTAAGAAAAATTATCTTAGGAATAATTTATAACTCTTTAGATGAATTTAATAAAAAAGAAATAAAAGAAGGAAAGATTAATATAAATGTTAGCAGAAGTAATGAGTTTGTATTAATTAAATGTGAAGATAATGCCGGAGGTATTCCTGAAGAGTTTATAAATAAAGTATTTGATTTAGACTTTACTACTAAAAATGAGATGAGTTCTAAAGGTTTACCTTTACATATTGCTAAACTAATTGTTAAGAAATCAGGTGGTGATATTTGGGTTAAAAATGTAAATAAAGGATGTTGTTTTTACATTAAACTTATAACACAAGATAGAAGACAAAATGAAAGAGTGAAACATTGA
- a CDS encoding CZB domain-containing protein, whose product MNGFQRNANRSVYEVESVSNKIFINLAKLDHVIYKNNLYQLIFGGEHSFQAVDHHNCRLGKWYETGLGKEEFSFVPSYKGLERSHEIVHDEANALANECSGNEVSCSKQLIEEKIELVENASEEVFEYLDRILSEKNDAVMKEAAKKLFN is encoded by the coding sequence ATGAATGGCTTCCAAAGAAATGCAAATAGGTCAGTGTATGAAGTGGAAAGTGTTTCAAATAAAATTTTTATAAATTTAGCTAAATTAGACCATGTAATTTATAAAAACAATCTTTATCAACTAATTTTTGGAGGAGAGCATAGTTTCCAAGCTGTAGACCATCATAATTGTAGATTGGGTAAATGGTATGAAACAGGATTAGGAAAAGAAGAGTTTAGTTTTGTTCCTTCATATAAAGGCCTAGAAAGAAGTCACGAAATTGTACATGATGAAGCAAATGCATTAGCAAATGAATGTTCAGGGAATGAAGTTTCATGCTCAAAACAATTAATTGAAGAAAAAATAGAGTTAGTTGAAAATGCGAGTGAGGAAGTATTTGAATATTTAGATAGAATATTAAGTGAAAAAAATGATGCTGTTATGAAAGAAGCAGCAAAAAAACTCTTTAATTAA
- a CDS encoding BaiN/RdsA family NAD(P)/FAD-dependent oxidoreductase, with product MVIGAGASGLMFASLVKNKKIAILETNSKIGQKIKVSGGAKCNITNEYLTEANYLGDEIFIKKSLECFSNKDLLKFLNKNNVYPTLNPKIVKGTYFCNSSQDVLSMFEKLTSHVKKFFDTKVLSVEYNKHFLIKTQNTTYEAKKLVVASGGLSFPSLGASSIAYDIAKYFGHEVSTIKPALVGFTVQKEQFWFKKLSGISCEVKMKVENKEFLGKLLFAHKGCSGPAVLNSSLYWNKGKITIDFLPKSKLDKYLKGNKNISTALPLPKRFILEFLESINLKDKTVSKLTKDEKNSLSLLKNYDFSPAGTFGYSKAEVTSGGIDTNEINPETFESKKREGLFFLGECLEPTGQLGGYNFQLYFSQAFLAAKNF from the coding sequence ATTGTTATAGGAGCAGGTGCAAGTGGATTAATGTTTGCTTCTTTAGTAAAAAATAAAAAGATAGCTATCTTAGAAACAAACTCTAAAATAGGACAAAAAATAAAAGTAAGTGGTGGAGCTAAATGCAATATTACAAATGAATATTTAACTGAAGCTAATTACCTAGGAGATGAAATTTTTATAAAAAAATCTTTGGAATGTTTTTCAAATAAAGATTTATTAAAATTTTTAAATAAGAATAATGTTTATCCCACACTTAATCCTAAGATTGTAAAAGGAACTTACTTTTGTAACTCTTCTCAAGATGTTCTTTCAATGTTTGAAAAACTGACTTCTCATGTAAAAAAGTTTTTTGATACAAAAGTTCTTAGTGTAGAATATAATAAACACTTTCTTATTAAAACCCAAAATACTACTTATGAAGCTAAAAAACTAGTTGTAGCAAGTGGAGGTCTATCATTCCCTTCTTTGGGAGCTAGTTCTATAGCTTATGATATAGCAAAATATTTTGGTCATGAAGTAAGTACTATTAAACCAGCATTAGTAGGATTCACTGTACAAAAAGAACAATTTTGGTTTAAGAAATTAAGTGGGATATCATGTGAAGTAAAAATGAAAGTAGAGAATAAAGAGTTTTTAGGAAAACTGCTCTTTGCTCATAAGGGGTGTTCTGGACCTGCTGTTTTAAACAGTTCTTTATATTGGAATAAAGGAAAAATAACTATAGATTTTCTTCCTAAATCAAAGCTTGATAAATATTTAAAAGGGAATAAAAATATATCAACCGCTTTACCTTTACCTAAACGATTTATTTTAGAGTTTTTAGAGTCTATTAACTTAAAAGATAAAACTGTAAGCAAACTTACTAAAGATGAAAAAAACAGTTTATCTCTTCTTAAAAACTATGATTTTTCTCCTGCAGGCACTTTTGGTTATTCAAAAGCAGAAGTGACAAGTGGTGGAATTGATACTAATGAAATAAATCCAGAGACCTTTGAAAGTAAAAAAAGAGAAGGTTTGTTTTTTCTAGGGGAGTGTTTAGAGCCAACTGGTCAATTAGGTGGTTATAACTTTCAGTTATATTTCTCACAAGCTTTTTTAGCTGCAAAAAACTTTTAA
- a CDS encoding response regulator transcription factor, which translates to MIKIAMVEDDLELADVLTQYLKKYNIEVTNYEEPFLALSSLKINKYDLLILDLTLPGMDGLDVCKEVVRNFDIPIIISSARSDITDKVTALQLGADDYLPKPYDPRELEVRIKTILRRFNHNNIEDKNQIKALFELNTDKKEVTKEGKFVKLTAAEYEVLSLMIKREGFVISREDIFDNSNLLNSDYENSGSLAVIINRIRQKIEDNPKEPKYLHTIRGMGYKFTNE; encoded by the coding sequence TTGATAAAAATTGCAATGGTAGAAGATGATTTAGAGTTAGCAGATGTTTTAACTCAATATTTAAAAAAATATAATATTGAAGTAACAAATTACGAAGAGCCTTTTTTGGCTCTAAGTAGTTTGAAAATAAATAAATATGATTTACTAATATTAGACTTAACCCTTCCTGGAATGGATGGACTTGATGTTTGTAAGGAAGTTGTTAGAAATTTTGATATTCCTATTATTATTTCAAGTGCAAGAAGTGATATTACTGACAAAGTAACAGCTTTACAATTAGGAGCTGATGATTATTTACCTAAACCTTATGACCCTCGTGAATTAGAAGTTAGAATTAAAACTATTTTAAGAAGATTCAATCATAATAATATTGAAGATAAAAATCAAATAAAAGCTCTTTTTGAGTTAAATACTGATAAAAAAGAAGTAACAAAAGAAGGAAAATTTGTTAAACTAACAGCTGCAGAATATGAAGTCTTATCTTTAATGATAAAAAGAGAAGGTTTTGTTATTAGTAGAGAGGATATTTTTGATAATTCTAATTTACTAAATTCTGATTATGAAAATTCAGGTTCCTTAGCTGTAATAATAAATAGAATAAGGCAGAAAATTGAAGATAATCCAAAAGAACCAAAATATCTTCACACAATAAGAGGTATGGGGTATAAATTTACAAATGAATAG
- a CDS encoding flavodoxin: protein MRNIALFYSSNTGNTQKVANKIAKSLDDIKQYNIKVTACEYMLDYENLIFGISTWEDGQMQKEWQNIWDEFKKIDFTNKKVAIFALGDQKKYKNNFVDAMGTLYKQLTKANATILGFTSCLDYNFEKSEATINNSFVGLPLDLENDDEEITNIRIKNWIEQISKEFK, encoded by the coding sequence ATGAGAAATATAGCATTATTTTACTCTAGTAACACAGGGAATACTCAAAAAGTAGCAAATAAAATTGCAAAAAGTTTAGACGACATAAAGCAATATAACATTAAAGTTACGGCTTGTGAATATATGCTTGATTATGAAAATCTAATTTTTGGAATTTCTACTTGGGAAGATGGGCAAATGCAAAAAGAGTGGCAAAATATTTGGGATGAATTTAAAAAAATAGATTTTACAAATAAAAAAGTTGCTATCTTTGCCTTAGGAGATCAAAAAAAATATAAAAATAACTTTGTTGATGCAATGGGAACATTATATAAGCAGTTAACAAAAGCAAATGCAACTATTTTAGGTTTCACTTCTTGTTTAGATTATAATTTTGAAAAATCTGAAGCTACTATAAATAATAGTTTTGTAGGTTTACCTTTAGATTTAGAAAATGATGATGAAGAAATAACGAATATAAGAATCAAAAACTGGATAGAACAAATATCAAAAGAGTTTAAATAG
- a CDS encoding Spy/CpxP family protein refolding chaperone: MKTTKILRTVALAGLLTTGLYAKGSCSEKGFNDRKGFSKSKMFSKRNTDNNILGIIKKLDLTKDQREEIANIKKDIMKNRVSLDSAFTKKDFDKKKYIDLMEQKRDNMIKSKAEMIDRIHSVLTDKQKEQFKVLLDLQKEKRDSRMERRMNFDKNCNGRR, encoded by the coding sequence ATGAAAACAACAAAAATATTAAGAACAGTTGCTTTAGCAGGTTTATTAACTACGGGTTTATATGCAAAAGGTTCTTGTTCTGAAAAAGGTTTTAATGATAGAAAAGGTTTTTCAAAATCAAAAATGTTTAGTAAGAGAAATACAGATAATAATATATTAGGTATTATTAAAAAACTTGATTTAACAAAAGACCAAAGAGAAGAAATAGCTAATATAAAAAAAGATATTATGAAAAATAGAGTTTCATTAGATAGTGCGTTTACAAAAAAGGATTTTGACAAAAAAAAGTACATTGACTTAATGGAGCAAAAAAGAGATAATATGATAAAATCAAAAGCTGAAATGATTGATAGAATCCACTCAGTATTAACTGATAAACAAAAAGAACAGTTTAAAGTTTTATTAGATTTGCAAAAAGAAAAAAGAGACTCTAGGATGGAAAGAAGGATGAATTTTGATAAAAATTGCAATGGTAGAAGATGA
- a CDS encoding response regulator yields MEEKVYKIAIVDDELEILSLLDRYLSKKDKYTVSTFSNPKVALDSCIRDDYDLILLDIMMPQLSGVEFLEQIKEKKAKQKVCMMTAYSTLDKVLKSHKEGAENYIMKPFSSLQALDEKIESILNK; encoded by the coding sequence ATGGAAGAGAAAGTTTATAAAATAGCAATAGTTGATGATGAGCTGGAAATATTAAGTCTTTTAGATAGGTATTTAAGTAAAAAAGATAAATATACAGTATCTACTTTCTCCAACCCTAAAGTAGCTTTAGACTCTTGTATTAGAGATGATTATGATTTAATTCTTCTAGATATTATGATGCCTCAACTTAGTGGAGTAGAATTTCTTGAACAAATAAAAGAGAAAAAAGCTAAACAGAAAGTTTGTATGATGACAGCATATTCTACTTTAGATAAAGTTCTTAAATCACATAAAGAAGGAGCAGAAAATTATATTATGAAACCTTTTTCTTCTTTACAAGCTTTAGATGAGAAAATTGAATCTATATTAAATAAATAA